A single window of Synechococcus sp. CBW1004 DNA harbors:
- a CDS encoding bifunctional diguanylate cyclase/phosphodiesterase has product MPLLPALQAWWKEELRSPLPRTTLLRRSALCLLVLAPLMALQVQRRGQTISQEQQGQRDDTLAIMEAGLAVAGRASFDWGHWDKTYAFAQGRNPRFVSHDLWKGAVFEDGTVLILLRPDRSVALVHTAPTFQRPDFPDLIRCAQDNVGRITDTDTPLRLACREGDALYLGAATLVSNSDSTAPANSGTLVMLSPLLKQEYSQRIRNRLSTLQRDLVFLPDEGSASSPQLELIEPRIHSSGGRLLGLPRPDLLPLVTRSLLGDLPLLLAIPGLVLALRMVTQLERRRQRVRRLEVERRATQTIRSTCHALDQVFETALPDRGRADSRRILGRLSGASRSTDATGHRPSQRLEHLSERFQHVLQTASELALFDALTQLPNRRYFIEQLTETTRHHGEQQQWFAVLFIDIDKFKVINDTFGHAVGDGVLVSVCQRLRRVLRAGDFLARYGGDELAVIMDFADSSTADPEDLSTQARERAQAMVDSLSEPVRIGEQAINVSLSIGISLVDPAEQDVGLMMQRSDQAMYQAKRSRDSRIVGLDVLERTPQLGNYQLFNDLMAAIRHQQLQVVFQPIRDRTGELHGAEALARWHHPQQGWIAPTLFLDLAEQHRQMPKLGHELLCLSLDGFQQLQQRYPTLRLYLNLTPSQLLCAGLAASLLEQLQCRGLHPRQLTLELTEHSILEPDATVKQNLTQLRQAGARLALDDFGTGYSSLMLLKTLQPEVVKIDKSFTQAIHSDSGAVHIISLVAELGTRMGVQLVGEGIEDPATLNQLRDLGVPLFQGNALGRPTSLDAWLTGDQRRPTT; this is encoded by the coding sequence ATGCCCCTGCTCCCGGCGCTGCAGGCCTGGTGGAAGGAGGAGCTGCGCTCACCGCTGCCACGCACGACCCTTCTCCGCCGCAGCGCCCTTTGTCTGCTGGTGCTGGCCCCCCTCATGGCGCTGCAGGTGCAGCGGCGCGGCCAGACGATCAGTCAGGAGCAACAGGGGCAGAGGGACGACACCCTGGCGATCATGGAAGCCGGGTTGGCCGTTGCAGGGCGGGCTTCCTTTGACTGGGGCCACTGGGACAAGACCTATGCCTTTGCCCAGGGGCGCAATCCCAGATTTGTCAGCCATGACCTCTGGAAAGGAGCCGTCTTCGAGGACGGCACGGTTCTGATCCTGCTTCGACCGGACCGCTCCGTCGCTCTGGTTCACACCGCACCGACATTCCAGCGGCCCGACTTTCCGGACCTGATCCGCTGTGCCCAGGACAACGTCGGGCGGATCACCGACACGGACACCCCTCTGCGCCTGGCCTGTCGGGAGGGAGACGCCCTGTACCTCGGCGCCGCCACACTCGTCAGCAACAGCGACAGCACCGCGCCCGCCAACTCCGGGACGCTGGTGATGCTTAGCCCGCTGCTGAAGCAGGAGTACTCCCAGCGGATCCGCAATCGGCTCAGCACCCTGCAACGTGACCTGGTGTTCCTGCCCGATGAAGGCAGCGCTTCGTCGCCGCAACTGGAGCTGATCGAACCACGGATTCATTCCAGCGGTGGACGCCTGCTCGGCTTGCCACGGCCGGATCTGCTGCCGCTCGTGACGCGATCCCTGCTGGGGGATCTACCCCTGCTGCTGGCCATCCCGGGGCTGGTGCTGGCGCTACGGATGGTCACCCAACTGGAACGGCGTCGCCAACGCGTCCGGCGCCTGGAGGTGGAGCGACGTGCCACCCAGACGATCCGAAGCACCTGCCACGCCCTTGACCAGGTGTTCGAGACCGCGCTGCCGGATCGCGGCCGGGCCGACAGCCGCCGGATCCTTGGCCGCCTCAGCGGGGCCAGTCGGAGCACGGACGCGACCGGCCACCGCCCCAGCCAGCGCCTGGAGCACTTGAGCGAGCGGTTCCAGCACGTGCTGCAAACCGCCAGCGAACTGGCCCTGTTCGATGCGCTCACCCAGCTGCCCAATCGCCGCTATTTCATTGAGCAACTGACCGAGACCACCAGGCATCACGGCGAGCAGCAGCAGTGGTTCGCCGTGCTGTTCATCGACATCGACAAGTTCAAGGTCATCAATGACACCTTTGGCCACGCTGTCGGCGATGGCGTGCTGGTGAGTGTCTGCCAGCGCCTGCGACGCGTGCTGCGTGCCGGCGACTTCCTGGCCCGCTACGGCGGCGATGAGCTGGCCGTGATCATGGACTTTGCTGACAGCTCCACAGCGGACCCTGAAGACCTCAGCACGCAGGCCAGAGAACGGGCCCAGGCGATGGTGGACAGCCTGTCCGAGCCGGTCAGGATCGGTGAGCAGGCCATCAACGTGAGCCTGAGCATCGGCATCAGCTTGGTGGATCCAGCGGAACAGGATGTGGGCCTCATGATGCAACGCTCCGACCAGGCGATGTATCAGGCCAAACGCAGTCGCGACAGCCGCATCGTCGGACTGGACGTTCTGGAGAGGACGCCGCAGTTGGGCAACTACCAGCTGTTCAACGATCTGATGGCCGCCATCCGCCATCAGCAGCTCCAGGTGGTCTTCCAGCCGATCCGAGATCGCACAGGAGAGCTGCATGGTGCCGAGGCCCTGGCCCGCTGGCACCATCCACAGCAGGGCTGGATTGCGCCGACGCTGTTTCTGGATCTCGCCGAACAGCACCGCCAGATGCCGAAGCTGGGCCACGAATTGCTGTGCCTCTCCCTCGATGGCTTTCAACAGCTGCAGCAGCGCTACCCAACGCTCCGGCTTTACCTCAACCTCACCCCGAGTCAATTGCTCTGCGCTGGCCTGGCCGCCTCCCTGCTGGAGCAACTGCAGTGCCGGGGTCTCCATCCACGTCAGCTGACCCTGGAGCTGACCGAACACTCCATCCTTGAGCCCGATGCCACCGTGAAGCAGAACCTGACGCAGCTGCGCCAGGCCGGTGCCCGGCTCGCCCTCGATGACTTCGGCACGGGCTACTCCTCCCTGATGCTGCTCAAGACCCTGCAACCCGAAGTGGTGAAGATCGACAAAAGCTTCACCCAGGCGATCCACAGCGACAGCGGCGCCGTCCACATCATCAGCCTGGTCGCCGAGCTGGGCACCCGGATGGGCGTGCAACTGGTGGGCGAAGGGATTGAGGATCCAGCCACCCTGAACCAGTTGCGTGATCTCGGCGTGCCGCTGTTCCAGGGCAACGCCCTTGGCCGTCCGACCAGCCTGGACGCCTGGCTGACCGGGGATCAGCGCAGACCGACGACCTGA
- the menA gene encoding 2-carboxy-1,4-naphthoquinone phytyltransferase, whose amino-acid sequence MYAVAVMPVLLAAGWRLGAGLPIRVEQLVLFLLAAVLLLAWENLTNDVFDADTGVDAMGKPHSVVNLTGRRDRVALLANGALLLGLALMALVALRSSPLVLALVLACCGLGYVYQGPPFRLGYRGLGEPLCWLAFGPCATAAALLALGPAAEPGQATVVPWATALALGSGPALATTLVLFCSHFHQVEEDAVHGKRSPVVRLGTAQAAGLVPWFVAAALALQWAPVLLGQWPLTALLGVVGLPPARALIRLLRDHHLDPALISGSKFLALRFQALNGLGLSLGLAIGPWFAAGTGAWSGGR is encoded by the coding sequence ATGTACGCGGTGGCGGTGATGCCGGTGCTGCTGGCCGCCGGCTGGCGGCTCGGGGCCGGGCTGCCGATTCGGGTCGAGCAGCTGGTGCTGTTTCTCCTGGCGGCCGTGCTGCTGCTGGCCTGGGAGAATCTGACCAACGATGTCTTCGATGCTGACACCGGCGTCGATGCCATGGGCAAGCCCCACTCGGTGGTGAACCTCACCGGTCGCCGCGACCGGGTGGCGCTGCTCGCCAACGGCGCCCTGCTCCTGGGCCTGGCGTTGATGGCCCTGGTGGCGCTGCGCAGCTCACCGCTGGTGCTCGCCCTGGTGCTGGCCTGCTGCGGCCTCGGCTACGTGTATCAGGGGCCGCCCTTCCGCCTGGGCTACCGCGGGCTGGGTGAACCGCTCTGCTGGCTGGCCTTCGGTCCCTGCGCCACCGCCGCCGCCCTCCTGGCCCTGGGTCCCGCCGCCGAACCCGGCCAGGCGACCGTGGTGCCATGGGCCACGGCCCTGGCGCTCGGCAGCGGTCCGGCGCTGGCCACCACCCTGGTGCTGTTCTGCTCCCACTTCCACCAGGTGGAGGAGGACGCCGTCCACGGCAAGCGTTCCCCGGTGGTGCGACTCGGCACCGCCCAGGCCGCCGGCCTGGTGCCCTGGTTCGTGGCCGCGGCACTGGCGCTGCAGTGGGCTCCGGTGCTGCTGGGCCAGTGGCCGCTCACCGCCCTGCTCGGGGTGGTCGGCCTACCGCCGGCGCGCGCCCTGATCCGGCTGTTGCGGGACCATCACCTCGACCCGGCCCTGATCAGCGGCAGCAAGTTTCTCGCCCTGCGCTTCCAGGCCCTCAACGGACTGGGGCTGAGCCTGGGTCTGGCCATCGGCCCCTGGTTTGCGGCCGGCACCGGGGCCTGGAGCGGTGGACGCTGA
- a CDS encoding o-succinylbenzoate synthase gives MDAEAGRGAASFAPPPGRLSTGTLLRLEWRPYQFELARDLVTSQGAWSLRQGWLLRLEAPEGPVGWGEAALPPMAIGPDGDSVIAAAWDALTALPAALQRDALETRLPDLPAPLACALGMALAELDGLGSAADGGWLTAPPSALLLPAGPAAIAALEEELRRPTPDPPIPADSADPGRSVDAAGRADPGAAPLGPGDTAQETQDTGTSAGTGTASAFTVKWKVASGDDGLERRVLETLLERLPHKGHLRLDANGGWDRATAWRWAERLAGEPRLDWLEQPLPPDDQAGLEELATLVPVALDESLRLDPQLVADSWRGWQVRRPLAEGDPRPLLAALQAGTPRLMLSTAFETGIGRRFLHHLAGLQARGPTPTAPGLAPGWRPRGDLFAQEPKTTWEAAG, from the coding sequence GTGGACGCTGAAGCGGGGCGTGGCGCCGCATCGTTCGCCCCACCGCCTGGACGCCTGTCCACCGGAACACTGCTCCGGCTGGAGTGGCGGCCCTATCAGTTCGAGCTGGCCCGTGACCTGGTCACCAGCCAGGGGGCCTGGAGCCTGCGCCAGGGCTGGCTGCTGCGGCTGGAAGCGCCGGAGGGTCCCGTGGGCTGGGGCGAGGCGGCGCTGCCGCCCATGGCGATCGGGCCCGATGGGGACAGCGTGATCGCCGCGGCCTGGGACGCCCTGACCGCACTGCCAGCAGCGCTGCAACGCGACGCGCTCGAGACGCGGCTGCCGGACCTGCCGGCACCCCTGGCCTGTGCCCTGGGCATGGCCCTGGCGGAGCTGGATGGCCTCGGCTCGGCCGCAGACGGGGGCTGGCTGACGGCTCCGCCCTCGGCGCTGCTGCTGCCCGCCGGCCCAGCGGCAATCGCGGCCCTGGAGGAGGAGCTCCGAAGGCCCACGCCGGATCCCCCGATCCCAGCAGACAGCGCGGATCCGGGGCGTTCTGTCGACGCAGCGGGCAGGGCCGATCCCGGGGCAGCCCCGCTCGGACCGGGGGACACCGCCCAAGAGACCCAGGACACCGGAACGTCGGCGGGGACTGGCACCGCGTCGGCCTTCACCGTGAAATGGAAGGTGGCCAGCGGCGACGACGGGCTGGAGCGGCGCGTGCTGGAGACGCTGCTGGAACGCCTGCCCCACAAAGGCCACCTGCGGCTCGATGCCAACGGCGGCTGGGACCGGGCCACCGCCTGGCGCTGGGCGGAACGGCTGGCCGGCGAACCGCGGCTGGACTGGCTCGAGCAGCCGCTGCCTCCCGACGACCAGGCGGGTCTGGAGGAACTGGCAACGCTGGTGCCGGTGGCCCTGGATGAATCGCTGCGGCTCGACCCACAGCTGGTGGCGGACAGCTGGCGCGGCTGGCAGGTGCGCCGTCCCTTGGCGGAAGGTGACCCGCGTCCGCTCCTGGCGGCCCTGCAGGCCGGCACGCCCAGGCTGATGCTCAGCACCGCCTTCGAGACGGGCATCGGCCGGCGCTTCCTGCATCACCTGGCAGGCCTGCAGGCCCGCGGGCCCACCCCGACGGCGCCGGGCCTGGCGCCGGGCTGGCGACCCCGCGGCGACCTGTTCGCGCAGGAGCCGAAGACGACCTGGGAGGCGGCGGGATGA
- a CDS encoding AMP-binding protein: protein MTLALVRCLDDPQALWEELEGHWRQGSLVGLAPPQERAALQEAVLGGTAAIGDAQHPPGHLPPAPQGRLHANGPTEPLHPVASLGSEGSWGAALVLGSGGSSGGRRWCLQPLAHLQASARACGLWLADQGIDPQRCLHLDALPLHHVSGLMPLIRARTWGAELRWLAPDLLRGPALLPQACPLPGDRPVVLSLVPTQLQRLLNSPEAVAWLRGCAVIWVGGAALADDLATRARAAELPLAPCYGATETAAMVCALPPGRFLAGEQGCGSPLRDVELRLEGEAGAIAVRSARLSPGWFAMGRLHPFRDAEGWWRSGDAGTWSTEMAPGAPSDQPTSPTRTPTVSAAGPESRSLIIHGRLDGAIHSGGETVFPDQVRERLLGLIQAAGLPVAELLLLGERDAHWGERLVALVRWESTDPPQQAGADDQAPFTELAALARALPPSQRPARWLNCPTLTPADTGKWQRSRWRQWLLSQPAHLH, encoded by the coding sequence ATGACCCTGGCCCTGGTCCGTTGTCTGGATGATCCGCAGGCCCTCTGGGAGGAACTTGAAGGCCACTGGCGGCAGGGCTCCCTGGTTGGATTGGCCCCACCGCAGGAGCGGGCCGCTCTGCAGGAGGCCGTGCTTGGTGGGACCGCAGCGATCGGGGACGCACAACACCCTCCAGGCCACCTCCCGCCCGCACCCCAGGGCCGGCTGCACGCCAACGGCCCCACGGAGCCTCTCCACCCGGTGGCGTCGCTGGGATCCGAGGGCTCCTGGGGAGCGGCCCTGGTGCTCGGCAGCGGCGGCAGCAGCGGTGGCCGGCGCTGGTGCCTGCAGCCCCTGGCGCATCTGCAGGCCTCCGCCCGGGCCTGCGGGCTCTGGCTGGCCGATCAGGGCATCGATCCGCAGCGCTGCCTGCATCTCGATGCGCTGCCGCTCCATCACGTCAGCGGCCTGATGCCGTTGATCCGGGCCCGCACGTGGGGCGCGGAGCTGCGCTGGCTGGCGCCCGACCTGCTGCGCGGGCCGGCGTTGCTGCCACAGGCCTGCCCGCTCCCGGGCGACCGGCCGGTGGTGCTGTCCCTGGTGCCCACCCAGCTGCAACGCCTGCTGAACAGCCCGGAGGCCGTCGCCTGGCTGCGGGGCTGCGCCGTGATCTGGGTGGGTGGAGCCGCACTCGCTGACGACCTGGCCACCCGGGCCCGGGCCGCGGAGCTGCCGCTGGCCCCTTGCTACGGCGCCACCGAAACCGCAGCGATGGTCTGCGCCCTGCCACCAGGGCGGTTTCTGGCCGGTGAACAGGGCTGCGGCTCGCCCCTGCGGGATGTGGAGCTGCGGCTGGAGGGCGAGGCCGGGGCGATCGCCGTGCGCAGCGCCCGCCTCAGCCCCGGCTGGTTCGCGATGGGCCGGCTGCACCCCTTCCGGGACGCCGAGGGCTGGTGGCGCAGCGGCGATGCCGGCACGTGGAGCACCGAGATGGCGCCTGGGGCGCCATCGGATCAGCCGACGTCACCGACCCGCACCCCGACGGTGTCTGCTGCCGGCCCTGAGAGTCGCAGCCTGATCATTCACGGCCGCCTTGACGGCGCCATCCACAGCGGCGGCGAAACCGTGTTTCCGGACCAGGTACGCGAGCGCCTGCTCGGCCTCATCCAGGCGGCCGGACTGCCGGTGGCGGAGCTGCTGCTGCTGGGCGAACGCGACGCGCACTGGGGAGAGCGGCTGGTGGCGCTGGTGCGCTGGGAAAGCACGGATCCACCGCAACAGGCAGGAGCGGACGATCAAGCGCCCTTCACAGAACTGGCCGCCCTGGCACGGGCATTACCGCCCAGCCAGCGACCGGCGCGCTGGCTGAATTGTCCAACGCTCACACCCGCCGACACGGGAAAATGGCAACGGTCACGCTGGCGACAATGGCTTCTGTCGCAGCCAGCACACCTGCATTGA
- a CDS encoding TM2 domain-containing protein yields MNETELAEVNSKKLAAGLLGLLLGSLGIHKFILGYTTPGVIMLAVSLAGGLVTCGIASAVMGVIGLIEGIIYLTMTPQQFKTLYIDGRKEWF; encoded by the coding sequence ATGAACGAGACCGAACTTGCTGAGGTCAACAGCAAGAAGCTGGCCGCCGGTCTTCTGGGTCTTTTGCTCGGCTCACTCGGCATCCACAAGTTCATCCTGGGCTATACAACGCCTGGCGTCATCATGCTTGCGGTTTCTCTCGCCGGTGGGCTTGTCACCTGCGGCATCGCCAGTGCGGTGATGGGTGTGATCGGATTGATCGAAGGCATCATCTATCTCACCATGACGCCTCAACAGTTCAAGACGCTCTACATCGATGGCCGCAAAGAATGGTTCTGA
- a CDS encoding thioesterase family protein, with amino-acid sequence MNPSDWLLLCRTVRFGDTDAAGVMHFTQLLRWCHEAYEESLERFGLPAASIFPGPAHAPEVALPIVHCQADYRRPLMCGDPLAIQLEPLRLDPGCFELRYRFCCGDEPVAEALTRHLAIRAADRQRCPLPEPIQRWLEASSLQGGVRPL; translated from the coding sequence ATGAATCCTTCCGACTGGCTGCTGCTCTGCCGCACCGTGCGTTTCGGCGACACCGATGCCGCCGGCGTGATGCATTTCACGCAGCTGCTGCGCTGGTGCCATGAAGCCTATGAGGAGAGTCTTGAGCGATTCGGATTGCCAGCCGCCTCCATCTTTCCCGGGCCGGCCCATGCGCCCGAGGTGGCCCTGCCGATCGTGCACTGTCAGGCCGATTACCGCAGGCCCCTGATGTGCGGCGATCCGCTGGCGATCCAGCTGGAGCCCCTGCGGCTCGATCCCGGTTGCTTTGAACTGCGCTATCGCTTCTGTTGCGGTGATGAACCGGTGGCTGAGGCGCTCACCCGCCATCTGGCGATCCGGGCGGCCGATCGTCAGCGCTGCCCCCTGCCGGAGCCGATCCAGCGCTGGCTGGAGGCATCGAGCCTGCAGGGAGGGGTGCGGCCGTTGTGA
- a CDS encoding DUF2752 domain-containing protein, with the protein MRRDSSPAGCAIRSQVARWTPWLPAGLTLALAVKGCRPALPGWPCPLRALTGIPCPTCFLTRATAAALTGQLDHSMRLHAFGPLLAAVLLVWSVLAIRRRRLLPFRLRARVVVLSGLALLGYWSVRLVLQFGFGVPAFAVFP; encoded by the coding sequence ATGCGACGCGACTCCTCGCCGGCCGGCTGCGCCATCCGCTCCCAGGTCGCCCGCTGGACCCCCTGGCTACCGGCAGGGTTGACCCTGGCCCTGGCGGTGAAGGGCTGTCGGCCCGCCCTGCCGGGTTGGCCCTGTCCCCTGCGTGCGCTCACCGGGATTCCCTGTCCCACCTGCTTCCTGACCAGGGCCACGGCTGCAGCGCTGACGGGGCAGCTGGATCACTCCATGCGTCTGCATGCCTTCGGGCCGCTGCTCGCGGCCGTTCTCCTGGTCTGGTCGGTGTTGGCGATCCGTCGCCGTCGCCTTCTGCCGTTCCGGTTGCGCGCCAGGGTCGTCGTGCTGTCTGGTCTCGCCCTTCTCGGCTACTGGTCGGTGCGTCTGGTGCTGCAGTTCGGCTTCGGCGTGCCGGCGTTCGCCGTCTTTCCATGA